A segment of the Gemmatimonadales bacterium genome:
CGATCGAGGCGCTCCGGAACACCGGTTATGCGGCGGATGTGGGAATCGATCCTCCGGCGGCGCTGGTACCTGCGCTTTCTCCCGACGGCAGCCGATTGGCATTTGCGCTCGAGGAGCCGGACGAGACGATGGAGTATCGCGGCCACACCTTTCGCCCGCGCACGGTGCTGGTGGTGCGTGACTTGAGGGATGGCGCTGAACGGCGGTTGCTGGCCCCGATTACCAAGGATCTGACCCAGGTCAATGCGCAGTACGGGTATCGTGCGGTACCGGCGTACGCGTGGACCCCGGACGGCTCGGCGATCATTCTCTCGGAAGGTGGCAAGCTGCGGAAGGTCGACGTGGCAACTGGTACCGTCGTCACCATTCCGTTCACGGCCAGGGTCCACCGGGTCATGTCCGAGCAGCCGCGCAGCCGGGTCACCATTGCCGACACAGGCTTTCGCGCGCGGGCAATTCAGTGGCCCGCCGGTTCGCCGGACGGCAAGCAGCTGGCGTTTGTCGCGGTCGGGCGGCTCTGGGTGATGGATCTGCCATCGGGCGTGCCGCGTGCGCTCGCGGGCGACTCGACGACGGGCGTCGTGCTGACCCCGCGCTGGTCACCGGGCGGGGATCGCTTGATCTATGCGACCTGGGACGATCGGTCGCGGGGGCAGGTCTGGACCGTCGCTCCGGCCGGTGGTGCGCCGGTCCGAGTCACACGCGATGCCGGCGAATATTACTCTCCCGTGCTCACCGCGGAGGGACCGATCGTGGTGCGCGGGCCCGGGTCGCGTGCTCCCGACTGGAACGGGTGGGATGCGCGAGGCGGGTGGCAGATCGTCCGGATCGGCCCGGATGGTGCGGCGGGCGCGCCGCTCGGTTCCGTCCGTGAGCCGCGCCAGCTCTTCAATCTCGGCGCCGACGTGAGCGTTGCGGATCAGCTCGAGAATGCGGCGGGCCTGGGCAGCTTGTACAAGCCCTTTCCCTCCGAGGAGACGCTCCGGCAGGTGGTCCGGGTGAGTCGGATTCCGCTGGCCGGCGGATCTGCGCAACCAGTAGCAACGCTTCCTGCGCGGCGAGCGGGCGTGTTCGGTCACCCGGCCCTGTCGCCGGACGGGCGGTGGCTGGCATTCGAAACGGCGGGCAGCGTCTGGGTCCAGGACCTGCGCGCCCTCGCGTCACCCGACTCGGCCATCACGACCGACCCGAACGTCGCGGTGCCGGGTCGCACTCGAGTCGGCGACCTGGGCGGCAGTTACCCCGGTTGGCGCGACGCCACCACGCTCGAGCTGAGCAGCGGCAGCCGGTATGTCACCTATGACGTCGAGCGCGGTACCGTGACGGTGGTACCGATCGCGCTCGACGTGCCGAGGCCTTTGCCCTCCGGCGCGATTGCGCTGGTCGGCGCCCGGATCATCACGATCGACGGCGACCGGGTCATTCCATCTGGAACCGTGGTGGTGCGAGGGGCGAGGATTGCCTGCGTCGGCGATTGCGACACGACCGGGGTGTCCCGGGTCGTCGACGTGCGTGGCAAGACGATCATTCCCGGTCTCGTCGACGTGCATGCCCACCATACCACGGAAGCGAGCGGCGTCATTCCCTTTCATCGTCCCGCCTCCGCGTCCGCGCTGGCCTACGGTGTCACGACCATTGTGGATCCGTCCGCCTCACCCCGCTCCGTGTTTCCTCTGGCCGAGCTGGTCGATGCCGGGCGGATGATCGGGCCGCGGACCTACACGACCGCCGATATCCTGATTTCCAGCGGCGTGGCGTGGGGCGACCAGGTCGAGATCGCGAATGCTGAGCAAGCGGCGTTCGAGATCAACCGCCGTGCCGATCAGGGCGCGGTGAGCATCAAGAACTTTCGGCAGACCTCCCGGCGTCAGCACCAGCTGTTGCTTCAGGCCGCGCGGGCGCGGGGGATTACCCAGACGGGGGAGGGCGGGCCGCTCTATTTCGATGTCGGCTTGGCGCTGGATGGTCAGACCGGCTGGGAGCACCTGATCGCGCCGTTTCCGGTCTACCGGGATGTGGTCACCTTCTTTGGTCAGGCCGGGATCCAGAATCCGCCGACAGTTATCGTTGCCGGGCATGTCAACGGCGCCAAGACGTACTACCGGCCTCGGGCCGGGCTCGACCGGGATGCCAAGTTTCTCCGGGTCTTTCCACGTGCCGCCTTGGCCCGAATGACGGCTGGAGAGCGGGTCTTGCCGAAGTCGGAGTTCTCCTTTCCCTTCATGGCCGAAACGGCAGCCGAGATGATGCGTGCCGGGGCCTACAGCGGGCTTGGTGAGCACGGCGAGCAGCCCGGGATCGGGACGCACTGGGAGGCATGGGCGTTGGCCGAGGCCATGACACCGCTCGAAGTGCTGACGGTCGGCACGATGCACGGGGCGCGCTTCGTCGGCCTCGAATCCGAGATCGGATCCATTGTGCCCGGCAAGCTGGCCGATCTGATCGTGCTCAACGGCGATCCGCTTGCCGATATCCGCCGGACCGCAGACATCGCGTATGTGATGAAAGGCGGCTGGCTTTACGACGGCGCAACGCTGGCCACGCTCTGGCCGGTCCGCGCGTCATACCTCCCACCATGGAACTAACGTGTGATGAAGACTGCTGAACGAGCGCCGAAGGCGTCAGGAGCGAAGCGAGGCGTTCGAGCAGGGCCGCGATTCCAATCGGTCGCGGTAATTGGAGCGGGTGTGATTGGCCGCAGCTGGGTTCAGGTGTTTGCCAGGGCCGGCTGCAAGGTCCGGGTCTACGATGCCGACCCCGACCGAGTCCGGAGGGCATTGGAGTGGCTGCAGGAGGATCTGGCCGAGAGGGTGGCCGAGGGAACGCTCTCGGCGGCCAGGGCCAGGACGGTCCTGGCACGGGTGCGGCCGGCCGGTTCGCTGGAAGAGGCGCTGGCTGGCGCCGACTATGTTCAGGAGAGCGGCCCGGAGTCGCTCGAAGCCAAGCGAGCGTTGTACCAGGCAATCGACCGCTGCGCTCCCGCACGAACCGTGATTGGCAGCAGCACCTCAGCCATCGATATGACGAAGATTGCCCGCGGGCTGGCTGGGGCTCGGCGTTGCATCGTGGTCCACCCGGTCAACCCTCCGCACGTCATTCCCGCCGTTGAGATTCTGGGCGGTAAGCAGACCTCACCGCGTGTGACGAAGGACGTTGTGGGCTTCATGCGCGAACTCGGGCAGACTCCGGTGCTGCTGCACCGGTACGCGCCGGGGTTCGTGCTCAACCGGATGCAGGCGGCCCTGGTTCGCGAGGCCATCGATCTCGTGGCAAGCGGCGTCTGCGACGTCGAGGCCGTCGAGGATTCGATTCGGGACGGCCTGGGTCTCCGATGGGCGCTGATGGGGCCGTTCGGCGTTGCCAATACCAACGCCGATCGCGGCGTCGAAGAGTACTTCACGATGTACGGACCGTCTTACGCCGCCCTCTGGCGCGATCTGAATGTTGCAGTACGATTGGAGCGGCCGTTGCTCAAGCGGATCGGCCGGCAGACCGGTCGACTGGCACCTGAGCCGCTCTCGACGCAGCGAACTCGCCGTGATCGAATGGTCGAGGCGATTCGATCGCTCAAGTCGACCCAGCGCCCGTCCTCGGGTGTGTCACGACAATCTCGGACAGCGAGCCGCCGGTCCCGCCGGCCGACTCGGTCGTAACCCAAACCTTCAATCACAGAATTGCCAACTCGCATGTCGAACTACGATTATCTCTGGCGCTACGCAGATGCGTACGAGTATCTCGAGCGCGTCGGAAAGATGCCGCCGGTCATCGTTGTCTGTGCCTGCAACGGTGGGGTGCAGGGTAAGGAATCCAATGATCATCTGCCCGAGACGGCCGATGAAATCGCGGACTCGGTCTATGGCGCGTACCGAGCTGGCGCGTCGATGGTCCATGTCCACGCGCGCAGTCCCGAGAACCACACCCGGCCGGCTACGACAACCGAAGTCTGGCTCGAGGTCAACCGAAAGATCCGGGAGCGGTGCCCCGACATCATCATCAACAACACGACCGGTGGCGGCCCGTCCATGACCATGGAGGAGCGGTTGCAGTGCCTGCCCGCCCGCCCGGAAGTGGCCTCGCTCAACCTGACGCCGGACATGAGCAAGTTCAAGCTTGCGGCGCGGAAGCCTCCGCTCCCGTTCCCGCGAGAGGAAATGCTCTACGACGAGTGCCTGCCGTTCAGCTACAAGCTGGTCAACCAGTTTGCGCAGGAAATGAAGAAGTGGGGCATCAAGCCGGAAATGGAGACGTACCATACCGGCGGGGCGTGGGTGATTCGGGATCTGATTCAGGCCGGGGTGGTCGAGGCGCCCTATTGGATCCAGACGGTGATGGGGTACCAGACCTCGAGCTGGCCGACCTTCGAGAACGTGGTCCATCTGGTGCGCGAGTTTCCTGAGAACACGCTCTGGCTGACCTCGGGCATCGGTCCGCATCAGCTGCCGATGACGACTTTTGCCATGCTGCTTGGTGGGCACGTACGGGTCGGGCTCGAGGACAACGTCTACTACCGTCGTGGCCAGAAGGCGACCGGCAACGCGCAGCTGGTGGAGCGCGCGGCGCGGCTGGCCGAAGAGCTCAACCGCGGTGTCGCGACGCCTGCCGAGGCACGTCGGATGCTCGGTCTCTCGGCGACGCCGTCGAGCTACTGATCGGACGCCTGTTCAGCCTCGTTCCGCACCTCCACCGCTCACCGGTTCGCACGCACCTATGACCGACCTCAAGAAGTCGCTTGGCCCCATCCAGTTTTTCTCGATCGGCTTCGGCGGCATCGTCGGGGTCGGCTGGATCGTCTATCTCGGCATCTGGTTCCAGAGCGCCGGGCCAGTCGGTACCGTCATCGCGCTTCTGGTCGGCGGTCTGCTGATGACGCTGGTAGGCCTCTGCTATGCGGAGTTGGGGGCGGCGTACCCGGTGGCAGGCGGGGAGGTGGTCTACGTCGAACGTGCCTTCGGGCCCCGGACGGCGTTTCTCGTCGGCTGGGCGTTCATGCTGACGATGACGGCGGTGATTCCCTACATCTCGATCACGCTGGCGTGGATGCTCGATGTGCTGTTTCCCGGATTTCGCGGGCCGCTGCTCTACAGCTGGCGCGGGCACGACGTGCACCTGGTCAGCCTGCTCATCTCGCTGGGATGGACGGTCTGGCTCGCGTTTCTCAACTACCGGGGTGTGCACGGCGCTGCGAAGTTCCAGGACTGGATGACCTACGGCAAAGTCGCCATCTCGCTGCTTTTCATCGGGGCCGGTCTCTTCGGTGGGTCGCTGGGCAATCTCGAGCCGCCGTTCGTGGCCTCGTCGAGCGGATCGATGCTGCCTGGCATGCTGGCCGTGGCCGTGACGGTGCCGTGGTTCCTGAGTGGGTTCAACGAGATTCCGCAGCTCTTCGAGGAGCGGTCGCCCAGTGCTTCGCCCCGGGTGCTCGGCTTGATCGTAGTCGCGGTGGTGCTGGCCGCGGCAGCCTACTACGCGATTGCTGCCTTCGCGATCGGGATGGTGACACCCTGGCAGTCGATTCTCACCCAGGAGCTTCCGGCCGCTTCCGCGTTCAAGCTTCGCTTCGGTAACGAGTTCTTTACCAGGGTGGTCCTCGTCTCGGGGGTTTTCGGTATCCTCACGGTGGGCAACGGCGCGTCGCTCGCGGGGTCCCGCTTGCTCTTTGCCATGAGCCGAGCCCGCATGGTGAGCCCGGCTTTCGAGCGGCTCCACCCCCGGACCGGGGCGCCCGTCGTCGCGATCGTCTTTATCATGGGACTTGGCATCGGGCTCAACTTCCTTGGCCGAGGCGGCGTCGTCCCGATCGTCAGCGTCGGCTCGGCCGCCGTGTCACTGGCCTATTTCTTTGCGTGCCTGTCGCTGCCGCGGCT
Coding sequences within it:
- a CDS encoding PD40 domain-containing protein; the protein is MRAKIIGVIGALLTVSLGCRPAGSDAGPAVPGGLLPPQGTTRVIDFTTDEGTWMSVDVTPEGQWIVFDLLAQIYRVPIQGGEATVLTESGGNALNFDPAVSPDGKSIAFISDRGGQNNVWVMAADGTAPRSVFADEATRFTDPAWAPDGQSLVAVRTFRTPGRGWHRQTSELWRLPLDGTAPTRLLGGQLTHYEAPAFDSTGRYLYFHVSYSTGEGLGLLAAGHRIQRLELASGRIENVRSNEPAELSPQAIEALRNTGYAADVGIDPPAALVPALSPDGSRLAFALEEPDETMEYRGHTFRPRTVLVVRDLRDGAERRLLAPITKDLTQVNAQYGYRAVPAYAWTPDGSAIILSEGGKLRKVDVATGTVVTIPFTARVHRVMSEQPRSRVTIADTGFRARAIQWPAGSPDGKQLAFVAVGRLWVMDLPSGVPRALAGDSTTGVVLTPRWSPGGDRLIYATWDDRSRGQVWTVAPAGGAPVRVTRDAGEYYSPVLTAEGPIVVRGPGSRAPDWNGWDARGGWQIVRIGPDGAAGAPLGSVREPRQLFNLGADVSVADQLENAAGLGSLYKPFPSEETLRQVVRVSRIPLAGGSAQPVATLPARRAGVFGHPALSPDGRWLAFETAGSVWVQDLRALASPDSAITTDPNVAVPGRTRVGDLGGSYPGWRDATTLELSSGSRYVTYDVERGTVTVVPIALDVPRPLPSGAIALVGARIITIDGDRVIPSGTVVVRGARIACVGDCDTTGVSRVVDVRGKTIIPGLVDVHAHHTTEASGVIPFHRPASASALAYGVTTIVDPSASPRSVFPLAELVDAGRMIGPRTYTTADILISSGVAWGDQVEIANAEQAAFEINRRADQGAVSIKNFRQTSRRQHQLLLQAARARGITQTGEGGPLYFDVGLALDGQTGWEHLIAPFPVYRDVVTFFGQAGIQNPPTVIVAGHVNGAKTYYRPRAGLDRDAKFLRVFPRAALARMTAGERVLPKSEFSFPFMAETAAEMMRAGAYSGLGEHGEQPGIGTHWEAWALAEAMTPLEVLTVGTMHGARFVGLESEIGSIVPGKLADLIVLNGDPLADIRRTADIAYVMKGGWLYDGATLATLWPVRASYLPPWN
- a CDS encoding 3-keto-5-aminohexanoate cleavage protein — translated: MSNYDYLWRYADAYEYLERVGKMPPVIVVCACNGGVQGKESNDHLPETADEIADSVYGAYRAGASMVHVHARSPENHTRPATTTEVWLEVNRKIRERCPDIIINNTTGGGPSMTMEERLQCLPARPEVASLNLTPDMSKFKLAARKPPLPFPREEMLYDECLPFSYKLVNQFAQEMKKWGIKPEMETYHTGGAWVIRDLIQAGVVEAPYWIQTVMGYQTSSWPTFENVVHLVREFPENTLWLTSGIGPHQLPMTTFAMLLGGHVRVGLEDNVYYRRGQKATGNAQLVERAARLAEELNRGVATPAEARRMLGLSATPSSY
- a CDS encoding APC family permease, giving the protein MTDLKKSLGPIQFFSIGFGGIVGVGWIVYLGIWFQSAGPVGTVIALLVGGLLMTLVGLCYAELGAAYPVAGGEVVYVERAFGPRTAFLVGWAFMLTMTAVIPYISITLAWMLDVLFPGFRGPLLYSWRGHDVHLVSLLISLGWTVWLAFLNYRGVHGAAKFQDWMTYGKVAISLLFIGAGLFGGSLGNLEPPFVASSSGSMLPGMLAVAVTVPWFLSGFNEIPQLFEERSPSASPRVLGLIVVAVVLAAAAYYAIAAFAIGMVTPWQSILTQELPAASAFKLRFGNEFFTRVVLVSGVFGILTVGNGASLAGSRLLFAMSRARMVSPAFERLHPRTGAPVVAIVFIMGLGIGLNFLGRGGVVPIVSVGSAAVSLAYFFACLSLPRLRQLDPDRPRPYRLPGGPAVAILAAAGSLTLLVSSFRQHWIDAGRSFPLEWAIVILWALIGVGVWRAAARARAELSPEERARIMMGQP